TCACTGCCATTCCAGCGCTCCCTTTTTCCAGGCGTAGAGCAGTCCCGCGAGGAGGATCCCCACGAAGACAGCCATTTCGATAAAACCGAACAGGCCGAGATCCCGGAAGAGGACCGCCCACGGGTAGAGGAACGCCGTCTCCAGGTCGAACAACATGAAGAGCAGGGCGACCAGGTAGAACTTCACCGACACCCGGACCGAGGCGGACGTGATGGGGTCGACGCCGCACTCGT
This Candidatus Deferrimicrobiaceae bacterium DNA region includes the following protein-coding sequences:
- the ndhC gene encoding NADH-quinone oxidoreductase subunit A, with translation MANLVSSIQFSDPYFSILLVLVIAVGMSVGFVFLSQALGPKKYEPIKYSVYECGVDPITSASVRVSVKFYLVALLFMLFDLETAFLYPWAVLFRDLGLFGFIEMAVFVGILLAGLLYAWKKGALEWQ